The DNA region GAGCCTTGTTTGATAGGTGATGTAGGGATAGCCTCTTTAACAACACCAATAATTATATCGCCAAGTCCTGCATATCTTCTCTTTGAACCACCAAGAATCTTCATACACATAAGCTTTCTTGCTCCAGAATTATCTGCCACGCTTAACATTGTTTGCTGTTGAATCATTTTAATACCTCAACAACCGCCCATCTTTTCATCTTTGAAAGAGGCCTTGTTTCTATAATTTTTACCTTATCGCCTGTTTTTGCTTTCTTTTCATTGTGGCAATAATATTTCTTTTTTCTTCTGATATACTTTTTGTATAATGGATGCTTAACGATTGTTTCTCCCTCAATAACAACGGTTTTATCCATCTTATCTGAAACAACAACACCTACTCTTTCCTTTCTCATTTTATTTGACTCTTAAGACTCTCGATCTCCTCCTCCTGACTTTATCCCAAGCTCCCTTTCTTTCATAATTGTATTAACCTGGGCAATTGTTTTCTTTATCTCCCTTATCCTTCTTGGATTCTCAATCTGCCTTATTACCTTTTGATGGCGAAGGTTAAGAAGCTCAGCTGAAAACTCCTTTCTTTTATTTAAAAGCTCTATCATAGTAAATTCTCTTAAATCCGAT from bacterium includes:
- the rpsQ gene encoding 30S ribosomal protein S17, producing the protein MRKERVGVVVSDKMDKTVVIEGETIVKHPLYKKYIRRKKKYYCHNEKKAKTGDKVKIIETRPLSKMKRWAVVEVLK
- the rpmC gene encoding 50S ribosomal protein L29 → MKASDLREFTMIELLNKRKEFSAELLNLRHQKVIRQIENPRRIREIKKTIAQVNTIMKERELGIKSGGGDRES